The genomic DNA TAAAATAAAATATTAATTATTAATATTTTGTACTTTTTATACGCTTCGTTATACGCAATGCGTTTCTAATCTTAACAGTTCTTCCATAGTTTGACGTCGACGAATAACACGGAAATGTCCATCTTCAAATAAAATCTCTGGAATTAACGGACGACTATTATAATTAGATGACATAGAGGCTCCATATGCTCCAGTATCATGAAATACTAAATAATCACCAGGTTTAACTCTGGGTAGCATTCTAACTTCTATATCACCTTGGCTATTTTGAGTAAATATATCTCCTGATTCACACAACGGGCCACCTACTACAGTTTCTTTTGTATTCTCTTCGTTTAGCACTCGTCCATCACCAGAAATAACAGATATATGATGATAACTCCCATACATGACAGGCCTAATTAAATCATTAAATCCAGCATTAACAAGCACAAATAGTCTAGAACTAGTTTTTTTCACTGATCTTACTTCAGATACTAGTATTCCAGATTCTGCTACCAAAAATCTTCCAGGTTCTATTTCCAATTGAACTACATGATTTAAATGACTAGAAATTTTTTTTCTTGCCTCGTTCCACAATGTAAAATATTTTTTAATATCGAAAGAACGCTCATTTAATTTATAAGGAATTGTTAAACCACCTCCTGTTGATATCATTTGTATATCAAAATTAAAACATAATACTTGCTTAACCATTTCTTCACATGCACGTTCCAAATACGAATAATCCACCCCTGATCCAATATGCATGTGCAAACCAATTAATTTAAAATTATATTTTTTTATTAATGGTATCGTTAAACTGATATCCCAAATTCCATGTTTGCTATGTTCTCCACCTGTATTAGTTTTTTTATTATGTCCATGGCCAAAC from Buchnera aphidicola (Melaphis rhois) includes the following:
- the lysA gene encoding diaminopimelate decarboxylase: MFNCLNKKQNTIFNQHNILKLVKKYSSPLWIYDANIILKNIRKLRQFDVIRFAQKACSNIHILRLFRENGVKIDAVSLGEIERGLISGYNSINQGIIFTADVIDFLTLKKIKRYRIPVNVGSIDMLHQIGEVSPGHHIWLRINPKFGHGHNKKTNTGGEHSKHGIWDISLTIPLIKKYNFKLIGLHMHIGSGVDYSYLERACEEMVKQVLCFNFDIQMISTGGGLTIPYKLNERSFDIKKYFTLWNEARKKISSHLNHVVQLEIEPGRFLVAESGILVSEVRSVKKTSSRLFVLVNAGFNDLIRPVMYGSYHHISVISGDGRVLNEENTKETVVGGPLCESGDIFTQNSQGDIEVRMLPRVKPGDYLVFHDTGAYGASMSSNYNSRPLIPEILFEDGHFRVIRRRQTMEELLRLETHCV